In the Polyangia bacterium genome, one interval contains:
- a CDS encoding tetratricopeptide repeat protein — MLSSFLCGQGRPLVLLLALLTPVVAAGAAAVAAPDASLPAGVAEARAELDAGHPEKAARIAERAVIADPENGDAHLVLGLARFRTKRYVEAADAFEAAAHAARPVATTVAAFNKGSALYKAGQFEAAENCFLEAAADKSLAALATVNAAFAALDSEQIDRAKELLSAAQRQPRARDISNVLDDLRQQIEDEEDRLADSRVRKLRDEARQALNQGKWAHAITGYLAALGQARKLERSNAELGELTYALGVAQYRAGHFEDARRTFNDAATLSPGEGEFHMMAAVSAARLDENAAARRSFEEALRRGLSPENTDLIRGYLAALAPGLATRGSGVDISAAVATGYDSNVTQSGVGRTETIANTGSSPFAEAAFDLAWRFPVGERGFAELAYDFDQTAFFDGELDAFSLQQHTVEATGEVRLLPWLRASLLGGGDMLFAGLSGFAAFQIGATVRPMLAFDEGQRTSTRVELEHSWKHSLQSDFSHLSGTRTDLTIAQDTGSRRVRLTLAYRYRDESLPTPERINTADLPNLGELPQCPNNSCTYVIPYGYTAHAGLARAVIALPNLGRLLLTASLESRQYGRNSYIEIAAGGVSIGNIYPRERHDVRYGAGIALILSHSTVYDATVRYDLLISRSNIDNTVDRLDYDNKNFAKHVVSIEVGSDWSWR, encoded by the coding sequence TTGCTGTCGTCTTTCTTGTGCGGCCAGGGCCGCCCGCTGGTTTTGCTGCTCGCTTTGCTGACGCCGGTGGTGGCCGCCGGCGCAGCGGCGGTGGCCGCGCCTGATGCCTCGTTGCCCGCCGGCGTGGCCGAAGCGCGCGCCGAACTGGACGCCGGCCATCCCGAGAAGGCCGCGCGCATCGCCGAGCGGGCGGTGATCGCCGATCCAGAGAACGGCGATGCCCACTTGGTCCTGGGCTTGGCGCGCTTTCGCACCAAACGCTATGTCGAGGCGGCCGACGCCTTCGAGGCGGCCGCGCACGCCGCCCGCCCGGTGGCGACGACCGTCGCGGCGTTCAACAAAGGATCCGCGCTTTACAAGGCTGGCCAGTTCGAGGCGGCGGAGAACTGTTTTCTTGAAGCGGCGGCCGACAAATCACTGGCCGCGCTGGCCACGGTGAACGCCGCCTTCGCCGCCCTGGACAGCGAGCAGATCGATCGCGCCAAAGAACTGCTGTCGGCGGCGCAGCGCCAGCCCCGGGCCCGGGACATCAGCAACGTGCTGGATGATCTGCGCCAGCAAATCGAAGACGAGGAGGATCGCCTGGCCGACTCGCGCGTGCGCAAGCTGCGCGATGAAGCGCGCCAAGCGTTGAATCAAGGCAAGTGGGCGCACGCCATCACCGGGTATCTGGCGGCGCTGGGCCAGGCCCGCAAGCTGGAACGTTCCAACGCCGAGCTTGGTGAACTGACATACGCGCTGGGCGTCGCGCAGTACCGCGCCGGGCACTTCGAAGACGCGCGCCGCACCTTCAACGACGCCGCCACGCTGTCGCCCGGCGAGGGTGAGTTTCACATGATGGCCGCGGTGTCGGCGGCCCGCCTGGACGAGAACGCCGCCGCCCGCCGCAGCTTCGAGGAGGCCTTGCGCCGCGGCTTGAGCCCGGAGAACACCGATCTCATCCGCGGTTATCTGGCGGCGCTGGCGCCGGGCCTGGCCACCCGCGGCAGCGGCGTCGACATCAGCGCGGCCGTGGCCACTGGCTATGACAGCAATGTCACCCAGTCGGGCGTGGGCCGCACCGAGACCATCGCCAACACCGGCTCCAGCCCCTTCGCCGAGGCGGCCTTCGATCTGGCCTGGCGTTTCCCCGTCGGCGAGCGCGGCTTCGCCGAGCTGGCCTACGATTTCGATCAGACCGCGTTCTTCGACGGCGAGCTGGACGCATTCAGCTTGCAGCAGCACACGGTCGAGGCGACGGGTGAGGTGCGCCTTTTGCCTTGGCTGCGCGCGTCCCTGCTGGGCGGTGGCGACATGCTCTTCGCCGGGTTGTCGGGCTTCGCGGCGTTTCAGATCGGCGCCACCGTGCGCCCGATGCTGGCCTTCGACGAAGGCCAGCGCACCAGCACCCGCGTCGAGCTGGAGCATTCCTGGAAGCACAGTCTGCAATCCGATTTCAGCCATCTGAGCGGGACCCGCACCGATCTCACCATCGCCCAGGACACCGGCAGTCGGCGCGTGCGCTTGACGTTGGCGTATCGCTACCGCGACGAGAGTCTGCCCACCCCAGAGCGGATCAACACCGCCGATCTGCCCAATCTGGGTGAACTGCCGCAGTGCCCGAACAATTCGTGCACGTATGTCATCCCTTACGGCTACACCGCCCACGCCGGGTTGGCGCGCGCGGTGATCGCCTTGCCGAACCTGGGACGGTTGCTGCTGACCGCGTCGCTGGAAAGCCGACAGTACGGGCGCAACAGCTATATCGAGATCGCCGCCGGCGGCGTGTCCATCGGCAACATCTACCCGCGTGAACGCCATGACGTGCGGTACGGCGCCGGCATCGCCCTGATCCTGTCACACAGCACGGTCTACGACGCCACCGTTCGCTACGACCTGCTCATCAGCCGTTCGAACATCGACAACACCGTCGACCGCCTGGATTACGACAACAAGAACTTCGCCAAGCACGTCGTCAGCATCGAAGTCGGGTCCGACTGGTCCTGGCGATGA
- a CDS encoding sigma-70 family RNA polymerase sigma factor — translation MLDSEDIARLVRRAQDGDVRAFEELVGAHIPQVRRFAQAFAHDEGDAADLAQDALVKVYRSISSYRFQSAFSTWLYAIIRNVFLDNARSRAGKERALELPFDIKHIDTTRPSDADDMARADVQIERQQERRRVWAALALVQTEFRSTLVLFDIEGLSYEEVAAIESVPLGTVKSRLSRGRDQLRRLLSSTTGGESARPDDNAQDDGNNQERLVVTQQRKRSG, via the coding sequence ATGCTGGACAGCGAAGACATTGCCCGGCTGGTGCGACGCGCGCAGGACGGTGATGTACGCGCGTTCGAAGAGCTGGTTGGCGCGCACATTCCGCAGGTGCGACGTTTCGCGCAGGCCTTCGCCCACGACGAAGGCGACGCCGCTGACCTGGCCCAGGACGCCCTGGTCAAAGTCTACCGATCGATCAGCAGCTATCGGTTTCAGTCAGCGTTTTCCACCTGGCTTTACGCCATCATTCGCAACGTTTTCCTGGACAATGCCCGCAGCCGCGCCGGCAAGGAACGCGCGCTTGAGTTGCCTTTCGATATCAAGCACATCGACACGACACGGCCGTCGGACGCCGACGATATGGCGCGCGCCGATGTGCAGATCGAACGGCAGCAAGAACGGCGGCGGGTGTGGGCAGCCCTGGCCCTGGTGCAGACCGAATTTCGCTCGACGCTGGTGCTGTTCGACATCGAAGGCCTGTCCTATGAAGAAGTGGCGGCCATCGAATCAGTGCCTCTGGGCACCGTGAAATCGCGTCTATCGCGAGGACGCGATCAGCTGCGGCGGCTTCTGTCCTCGACCACCGGCGGAGAATCGGCGCGACCAGACGACAACGCGCAAGACGACGGGAACAACCAAGAGAGACTTGTCGTCACTCAGCAGAGGAAACGATCAGGATGA
- a CDS encoding NADH-quinone oxidoreductase subunit C, with product MAQLVLDRLLAQFGGGEIIKTGSQHGNEWARIRPDAWTAVCTFLRDDPTLSMEMLTDLTCVDRFGDEPRFDVVVHLYSVSKKHRVRLYGGVPEENPLIDSLVPLWPGADWPEREAYDLYGVRFAGHPDLRRLLMYPEFIGHPLRKDYPKEKRQPLVRRQAGSLD from the coding sequence ATGGCGCAACTGGTCCTCGATCGCTTGCTGGCGCAGTTTGGCGGCGGCGAGATCATCAAGACGGGTTCGCAGCACGGCAACGAATGGGCGCGCATTCGCCCCGACGCCTGGACGGCGGTCTGCACGTTCTTGCGCGATGATCCGACGCTGTCGATGGAGATGCTGACCGATCTGACGTGCGTCGATCGGTTCGGCGACGAGCCGCGCTTCGACGTGGTGGTTCATTTGTACTCGGTCAGCAAGAAGCACCGCGTGCGCCTTTACGGCGGCGTGCCCGAGGAGAATCCGCTGATTGATTCGTTGGTCCCGCTGTGGCCGGGCGCCGACTGGCCCGAGCGCGAGGCCTACGATCTGTACGGCGTGCGCTTCGCCGGCCACCCGGATCTGCGCCGGCTGCTGATGTACCCCGAATTCATCGGCCACCCGCTGCGCAAGGATTACCCGAAGGAAAAGCGCCAGCCGCTGGTCCGCCGGCAAGCCGGCAGCCTCGACTAA
- a CDS encoding NADH-quinone oxidoreductase subunit A, with product MTILIGVGFALLLTAAAKYLGHSRPSKAKDYPYECGSEVIGSPRTRFEVKFYQVAILFLVFDIETAFLYPWALKYRELSCTGPLENGLCGSGVSFFGLVEILVFMAVLIVGLTYVWRKRAIGWE from the coding sequence TTGACGATTTTGATCGGGGTCGGGTTCGCGTTGCTTTTGACGGCGGCGGCCAAGTATCTGGGACACAGCCGCCCAAGCAAGGCCAAGGACTATCCGTACGAATGCGGCTCCGAGGTCATCGGCAGCCCGCGCACGCGCTTTGAAGTGAAGTTCTACCAGGTGGCAATTCTCTTCCTGGTGTTCGACATTGAAACGGCTTTCTTGTATCCGTGGGCGCTGAAGTACCGCGAGCTGTCCTGCACCGGCCCGCTGGAAAACGGTCTGTGCGGCAGCGGCGTTTCGTTCTTTGGCCTGGTGGAGATCTTGGTGTTCATGGCCGTGCTGATCGTCGGCCTGACCTACGTGTGGCGCAAACGCGCGATTGGCTGGGAGTAG
- the nuoB gene encoding NADH-quinone oxidoreductase subunit NuoB has product MGFEFVYSSKLEAAVNWARKFSLFSYPFVTACCGMEYMSTAAPKYDIARFGSEFPRFSPRQADLLIIVGTITERQGPALRRIYEQMCEPKWVIAFGVCASTGGFYQNYSTMPGADQVVPVDVYIPGCPPRPEQVLDALIMLQERIQRGEGHSQIAMRVDQGFDVPAASVRPISRITEHGEKAKVK; this is encoded by the coding sequence ATGGGTTTTGAATTCGTCTACTCGTCGAAGCTGGAGGCGGCGGTCAACTGGGCCCGCAAGTTCTCGCTGTTCAGCTATCCGTTCGTCACCGCCTGCTGCGGCATGGAGTACATGTCGACGGCGGCGCCCAAGTACGACATCGCCCGCTTTGGCTCGGAATTCCCGCGCTTTTCGCCCCGGCAAGCGGATCTGTTGATCATCGTCGGGACCATCACTGAACGCCAGGGCCCGGCCCTGCGCCGCATCTACGAACAGATGTGCGAGCCCAAGTGGGTGATCGCCTTCGGCGTGTGCGCGTCGACGGGCGGCTTTTACCAGAACTACTCGACCATGCCGGGCGCCGACCAGGTGGTGCCGGTCGACGTCTACATCCCCGGCTGTCCGCCGCGTCCGGAACAGGTGCTGGACGCCCTGATCATGTTGCAAGAGCGCATTCAGCGCGGCGAAGGCCACAGCCAGATCGCCATGCGCGTCGATCAGGGTTTCGACGTGCCGGCGGCGTCCGTCCGCCCGATCAGTCGGATCACGGAGCACGGCGAGAAAGCAAAGGTCAAGTAG
- a CDS encoding thioredoxin domain-containing protein codes for MRAAKTTMFLVKVTLVVVGLPLVLSACSKHAPETIEAPASAAEPPAAAQDTTPPPGLDISKFDELQKKVFFRIVNSEPAICGQAQSLIQSAKKDSSCRRSLNAVRYVAKLVDEGYTDSEISEALAKRYRNATPKFIDVSEAPMKGNPNAKVTLVEFADYECPHCKRFQPVLRQILDEFPGEVKLYFKHYPLPQHTNARLAAEAAVAAQKQGKFWPFEEKLWVNQDSISPAEIEKYAKETGLDVAKFRKDLDSPAVKERVQKDRVDGSTLGLSSTPTLYIDGKEFTDNHDVESVREWVKEEIANAR; via the coding sequence ATGCGCGCCGCGAAGACGACGATGTTTCTGGTCAAGGTCACGCTGGTGGTGGTCGGGCTGCCGCTGGTCCTGTCGGCCTGTTCCAAGCACGCGCCCGAGACCATCGAGGCGCCGGCGTCGGCCGCCGAACCGCCTGCGGCCGCGCAGGACACCACGCCGCCGCCAGGCCTGGACATCTCCAAGTTCGACGAGCTCCAGAAGAAGGTCTTCTTCCGCATCGTCAACAGCGAACCGGCCATCTGTGGCCAGGCGCAAAGCCTGATCCAATCGGCGAAGAAGGATTCCAGCTGCCGGCGGTCGCTCAATGCGGTTCGGTATGTCGCCAAGTTGGTCGATGAGGGCTACACCGATTCGGAGATCAGCGAGGCGCTGGCCAAGCGCTATCGCAACGCCACGCCCAAATTCATCGACGTCTCCGAGGCGCCGATGAAGGGCAACCCGAACGCCAAGGTCACCCTGGTCGAGTTCGCTGACTACGAGTGCCCGCACTGCAAACGCTTTCAGCCCGTGCTGCGGCAGATCCTGGACGAGTTCCCTGGCGAGGTGAAGCTGTACTTCAAGCACTACCCGCTGCCCCAACACACCAACGCCCGCCTGGCCGCCGAGGCGGCGGTGGCCGCGCAGAAGCAGGGCAAGTTCTGGCCCTTCGAAGAAAAGTTGTGGGTGAACCAGGACAGCATCTCGCCCGCCGAGATCGAGAAGTACGCCAAGGAGACCGGACTCGACGTGGCCAAGTTCCGCAAGGATCTGGATTCGCCCGCCGTGAAGGAACGTGTCCAGAAGGATCGCGTCGACGGCTCGACCCTGGGCCTGTCCTCCACGCCCACCCTCTATATCGACGGCAAAGAGTTCACCGACAACCACGATGTCGAGAGCGTCCGCGAGTGGGTGAAGGAAGAAATCGCCAACGCTCGTTAA